The genomic window TGAGGCATCCGGAGATTCCGACGAGGACGAGCCGGAAGAGACCATCGAGGACGATGACGAGGAGGAGGCGAAGGCGGTAGCCATGCCGACGGCCGAGGATTTGCTCAAACGGGCAGGCAGCTTGCTCAATGGCGACAAGCCGATCGATGGAGCGAACGAGCTTTTGGACGACTTGGACGACGAGGAGGAGATCACTGCCATGCCGTCGCCGCAGGATCTCATGGCCGAGGCCGCCCCCGAAGGCTCCGAAGACATTTCCGACGCTCCTGAAGCTGAGGATGGCATCATCGAGGATGATGAAGAAGGACTGGTCGCCATGCCGGATCCGTCTAGCTTGATGGAGTCCGCATCGGAGGGCGAGTCGGAGCAGCAGGAGGAAAAGAAGTCTGGCGACGTCGCCGACCGAGCAGGCGATTTGCCCCCGCCGCCTCCGGCTCCGGTGGAAATCATCGATGACGATCCGTTGGACGAGGACGAGATCGCCGACTCGGAAGAGTCGGGATCGGAAATGATCGAGGACGACGAGGATCCGGAGGCGATCCTAGCGAAAGTCACCGGACAGACTATCCAAGCGGATGGCGACGAGATTGCGGATCCGTTCGACTCGGAGATTTCGATCGACGATTTCGATGATGACGGAGCTTTGGAAGACGCCCTTTCGGCGAGCGAGGACGCTGGCGAGCTGGACGCTCTGGCGAGCGACGCTGGCGAAAAGGCGCCGACCAAGGTGGTGGAGAAGGTTATCGAAATGCCCAAGCCAAGTTTGCTTTGGCGCCTAACTCACTCTTTGACGGTCGCCGCGGGTCTGGTCCTGATCGGCGCCGCCTGGTTGCTGACCTCTTGGAAGCAGGAGATCACCGAATACCTCGACGGTCGCGACCTCGATGGATCGGCGTTGATCCAGCAGATCAAGAGCATCGGAAGCCACGCTTTGGAGGAATTCGACGAAAACGGTCTCTATCGCATGCAGTGGGTGGACAGTGAAATCCGCCGCGTCGCCCACAATGAAATTCGCCTGCATGCCCTGGTGGGAGCGCAGCTTCGCGAAAACCTATACTTGCCGGTGCATGAGTCGGAGATCGACGGCAAGCAGGGCTACGATGAGGAGGAGCTCCTGAACGCTCTGACCTATGCCCAGCAGAATTTTCCCGAGCAGATCGGAAACTTCCCCGAGAAGCCTTGGCGGGCGCTCTATCGCATGTCAGCGTCGCGAAACGAAGTGCTGCCGCTGCGCATCACCTACAGCCTGACGCGCGATTCCGAGAAGTCGGATTGGGAGCTGGCGGGCATCAAGGTGAAGGGCCACAAGAAGGAGCTCGAGTGGCCGCAGGGCAAGCCGGCCTATGCCTACGGAGATCATGCCTACGACGTGGATTCGGACCAGTTCAGGCGCCTGTTGGCGAAGTACCAGGAATCCTCGAGCCAGTTCGTGGCCAGCATCGACTCCTTGAAGGGCAGCTATGAGGAAAAACTGGCCTCGCTGCAGCGAGAGAACGACAAACGGCGCGAGCGCGTGATGATGGCCCTTTCCCCCGGAAACTTTTATGACGGTCTGGCCATCGTGGGCGAGGATGCCGCGGTCTCGCAGGGCGTCACCATTGTGATCACCGAGACGCGGGAGCGTGGCTCGCTGGTGAAGGGAGTCTTTCAGGTCCGCGAGGAGGGAGGTTCCGTTTCCAAGATGTTTGTGGGTTCGGTCGATTTCGAGACCTTGCCCAGCGGTCGTGAGCAAGGCGTTCTCAACCTGCGCACAGTGGCGGTTCAGGAAGCGGAAGCGCCCGAAACCGAGGCTAGATTCTTCAAGCCGGAGAGCGTTTCCAGCATTCGCCTCAAGACGGACGGATTCCGGATCGAGGGCGATACTCGAGATTTTTCGCTGCGTTTGACGCGTCACATGTAGCTTTGGGATCGCCAGAGCGATGCGAGGCGCCTTGGTTTAGGCCCGATGAGCTCGACGTCTCTTAATCCGGAATTCTCGAAAGCATTGGATGCCAAGGTAGGCTCGGCCCGCTCCGCCAGAATGGCATGGGAGCGTGCTGCGGAGAAGGCGGTATCGGCCGGACTTTCCGAGGCCAACGCGCTGCGGCTGCTCGCTCTCTTCAGCAGTCCCCGCCACATGGAGCATCTCGTGCAAGGCGCGGCGCGGGCGGGCTCCTCTCCGGACCAGACCCTGGAAGCGTTTTTCCAGCGCGTGGACGAGCTGCCCTTTTCGGTGGAGGATTGGTTCGCCGCCTTCGAAGTCGTGCTGGCGAGGCTCATTCGAGACTCCCGCAGCGTGAAGCCCGAGGTCATCGCAGGTTACCTCAGTTGCTGCGCGGAATTTGCTGGAAACAACGAAGCAGGGCAGAGCCTGCGCGAGATCGTCAGCGAAATGATCGAGCGCTACGGTTTCGACGGATAACGCCGACTGCGGCCTTGCGTAGCGTTCGGTAGGGGAGACGGGATAGGCAGCTCAGGGCTGCGATGAGCGTTTGGGCTCACCGTGTGGCTCGGTTTTGAGGGATCGACGCGTAATCCGCTAGACAGGCTCAGAGCGAGCGGAAAGGGGCGATGCAACAGTCCATAGCCGTTGTTTCGGCCTGGAAGTCATCAACCTCAACCGCGAGTTAGCAATACCATGATCAATCGAAGCCGCCCTCTCTCCCGAATCCTTGCCGCGTTATCCATTTTCAGTTTCCTAGCAGCAGGGGCGACGCTCGCTTGCGACGAGAAGGGGGAGGACGTTGCCGTCGAGCTCGCTGACAGCGACTGCGGCAGCGCTTGCGTGATGGTTTTTGGCACAGTGGGCGAACCGTTTCATGTCGATCTGGCAGGAGGGAAACAGGCCCGCGGAGCCCAGTATGTGAGTGGTCCGAATGCCCTCGGGGAGCCTTGCGAGCTGCCCGAGGGTATCGCTTTCGACGAAACGTCCTTGTCCTTGGAGGGCGTGCCCTCGCGGCCTGGGTTTCACGAGTTCGTCCTGCTGGAAACCAAGCGCGGCATCACGACCGAACGAGTGGTGCTCATCGACATCCAAGCCCCGGTAGAGGCTCGGAGCTTGCAGAGCTACGCTTCCTATTTTCTGGGCGGCATCCGCTAGCCCATGCGAGCTCCTCTCTCGGCAGCTCGAGGATCAGGCGTTTCGCTGCACTCGAAGGCGCTTGCGCAAAGCGCCGCGACAGTGGCGTTTCGCTTCTTCCTGCAAGCGGCTTCTCATGGTATGGCGCCGAGCTCCTAGTGGAAAGGAGCTAGGGTTGCTGGGTGAAAGCGATACGATCGCGTAAAAATGAATGGCATTCATCGTTTACGTGCGACTTTTAGAAACGCGGCATGCGAAATGCTCTAGTGGATACGCACGCCTGAAGCGCTTGGTATCGGCGATAGACTATTGTCGAGGCCTTCTTGCGGAACCGCTTTTACTGATATCGATTTGTCACAGATTCTGCGCGTAAAAGAATCTCTTCACTAAATTATTAGTGGACAAATCGGTCCCGTGTATTAGTTTATTCGTTACATGGAGATTCCTTCTGGTTCTTCTAAAATAAAGCAGAACGGCGAAGTCGCCAGCCGTGTTAAGACATACGTTTTGGATACGAATGTTCTCATTCACGACCCCCACTGCCTTTATAAATTCGACGACAACAATCTGGTTATTCCCATCGAGGTTTTGGAGGAACTGGATTCTATCAAGATGGAGCAATCCTCTGAGCGAGGGCGAAACGCCCGGCGCGTGCACAGGATGCTAAGGGAGCTTCTCCCTGACTCGCGCTCCATGGCGGAGGGGGTGAAGCTCGATACGGGCGGCACGCTGACGGTTGTCATCAATAAATACCTACAAGGCGGTTCTTTCGAGCTCCCGCCTAATCTGGCCCAGTTGAGGTCGGTGCTGGACTTCGACAAGAAGGACAATCGAATCATCGCCGCGGCCCTGTTCGTGCAGGAGAATCTTCCTCCCCCGACCATTCTTGTATCCAAAGATGTGAACGTGCAGCTCAAAGCTCGAGCTGTCGGCTTGGAGGCTGAGGACTATCTCAACGACAAGGCTCCTGAGGAGCCGGAGTATCAGTCCTATCGAAGGATAGATGTATCCAAATATGAGTTACAAAGATTCGCTTCCGAAGGGGAGTTCGAGCTGGCGGAGGAAGTGGGCTCGAAGCTTTTCGTGAACGAGTACGTTCTTTTGGCCTCGGTTGAGGGCAAGACGATGCCCGCGCGCCATTATGGTGACGGTGTATTGAGAAAGTTGATATTCCCGGAGTATGTCAAGGCGCCCGGCGGAGTTCCCATCCGCCCGAGGAATCTAGAGCAGCGTTTCTTCATGGACGCCTTGCTGGACGATTCCGTGTCTTTGATTACATGCTATGGAAAGGCTGGTACCGGTAAGACCCTTCTTTCCACGGTGTGCGCCATCTATCAGACCACGGCGTCGCACGACTGCAAGTATGATGGAGTATCGATTTCTCGCCCCGTCATCGGTGTGGGCAAGGAGATCGGGTTCCTTCCGGGAACCTTGGAAGAAAAGATGAATCCTTGGTTGCAGCCCTATTACGATGCCCTCGAGGTGCTCGTGCCGGCGAACAAGCCCAAGGATCCTCAATTCGAGAACAAGCGGCAGCGTCGCAAGGGCAAGGAGAAGGAGGATGCGACGGGCCCTGCCAAGGCTCCGAAGCCATACGAGAAGCTGCTGGAAAGCGGCCTGGTGGAAATCGAGGCTCTTTGCTTCATTCGCGGCCGCTCGATCTCACGTCGTTTCTTCATCCTGGACGAAGCTCAGCAGCTCACGCCACATGAGGTGAAGACGGTGATCACTCGAATCTCCGAGGGGTCGAAGATCGTCTTGATCGGCGATCCCGCCCAGATCGATAATCCCTATGTGGATTCTCGCAGCAACGGGCTGGTCTACTGCTCGAATCGCATGAAGGGCCAGGCGATCGCCGCCCATGTGCAACTGACCAAGGGAGAGCGCTCCTTGCTTGCGGAACTCGCGGCGGATTTGCTCTAGACCGTTTCGGGCCAAAAGACGTTTTCTTTTACTCTGAAGCTCCGCAGGGCCCTGCGGGGCTTTTCCTTTGCGTCCAGCGAGAGCGCGTGGCGCTACGACTCGCGCTTGAGGCGCTGCTGGGTGCGAGCCTTGAGCTGGTTGATCGGCAGTTGGATCTTTTTGAGCACCCGCTTTTTCATACGGTCGGTGAAAAGGATGCCATTGAGGTGGTCGACTTCGTGCTGGATGCATCGCCCCAGCAGACCGTTGCATTCGATGATGTGGGGCGCTCCGTCGATGTCTTGGTATTCGCAGCGGATCCAGTCCGGGCGATCGACATCGCCTCGGATGTCGGGGAAGGAGAGGCAGCCCTCCTCGTAGGTGGTTTCCGGCGACTCGATGGGAGTCACCTTCGGGTTGCATAGGCCCATGGGCATGAAGAGCTCCATCGGGGGCGTCGCTCCGTCCAGCGTGTATTCGAAATCCGGATCCGCTCCTTGCAGGTCGACGACGCAGAACTGCAGCGCCTTTCCGATCTGCTGGGCGGCTAGGCCGATACCCTCCGCCTCGTACATGGTGTCGACCATGTCTTCGAATAGCTCGGCCAGCTCGTCGTCGAAGGAGGTGACGGGCTCGCCGCTTTGGTGGAGGACTTTTTCCCCGTATTGAACTATTTGTAGAACCATGGGTCTTCGTTTTTGACCTAGCCAACACTTGCGCCAATTCTAGTTCAATTCCTTTCTTCGCTGCCCGTTTTCATGTCTAAACAAGATAAATCCGTCAAAGCGATGCCGATAAGCGCCTGGCTGCTCGTCATTTGCGGCTGCATAGTCATCGCGTTTGGCTGGATGGTGCCGTCGCGCTTCAAGTCGGTGCCTTTCGGCGTGGTCAGGCAGGCTGGGGTGGAGGGGAGCTCCCTGGCGGATATCGCCCGCGAGCAGTTTATGGACGGAAACTTCTCGGCAGCTCGCTCGTTGGCGGAGGCGGCTAGCTCCTTAGGCGACAAGAAGGCCGCTTTGACGCTTTCGCAGGTGACGATGGAGTTGGAGGCCAGCGCGCAGCTGGCTCGCTGGGGGGCTTGGGACCCGTTTCTCGAAGCGGCGTTGGATGCGGTGCCCTTGGAGGCTTATTCCTCCGAGCCGGGCTTGCTTGGCATATTGATAGCCGAAGCCTGCCGCCAGCCCGTCGCGGCTCTGTTGGAGAATTCCCGCAATCCCTTGGTCGGCTCCTTGCTGGAGAGCGGAGCGTTTACCACCTACAAGCGTTTGTTTCCTGTATCCAGTTCTTCGGGACGCCCATTGGAGGTGACTTTGCTGGGGTTGGGCTTGCTGGCGCAAGGGGACCATTTCTCCAGCGAGTTTAGACAGGAACTGCGCGATTTGTTGATGCAGGCCAAGGCGACTGGCGATGTCGGCGCTCTGGAGGACGTCTATCTTGATAGCTTGTCTCTAATGCGGATTTTCGATTGGGGACAATTCTCGGAGGTCGCCTCGCGCCTGCGCTCCAGCCAGGACCTACAGCGCTTGCGCTATCTGCTGCACCGCCGCTCGGAGAACCAGGCCTTGGTATTCGCGATGACGCTCGCGAGCGAACGTCCGGCGGAAC from Pelagicoccus sp. SDUM812003 includes these protein-coding regions:
- a CDS encoding PhoH family protein, which translates into the protein MEIPSGSSKIKQNGEVASRVKTYVLDTNVLIHDPHCLYKFDDNNLVIPIEVLEELDSIKMEQSSERGRNARRVHRMLRELLPDSRSMAEGVKLDTGGTLTVVINKYLQGGSFELPPNLAQLRSVLDFDKKDNRIIAAALFVQENLPPPTILVSKDVNVQLKARAVGLEAEDYLNDKAPEEPEYQSYRRIDVSKYELQRFASEGEFELAEEVGSKLFVNEYVLLASVEGKTMPARHYGDGVLRKLIFPEYVKAPGGVPIRPRNLEQRFFMDALLDDSVSLITCYGKAGTGKTLLSTVCAIYQTTASHDCKYDGVSISRPVIGVGKEIGFLPGTLEEKMNPWLQPYYDALEVLVPANKPKDPQFENKRQRRKGKEKEDATGPAKAPKPYEKLLESGLVEIEALCFIRGRSISRRFFILDEAQQLTPHEVKTVITRISEGSKIVLIGDPAQIDNPYVDSRSNGLVYCSNRMKGQAIAAHVQLTKGERSLLAELAADLL
- the def gene encoding peptide deformylase; its protein translation is MVLQIVQYGEKVLHQSGEPVTSFDDELAELFEDMVDTMYEAEGIGLAAQQIGKALQFCVVDLQGADPDFEYTLDGATPPMELFMPMGLCNPKVTPIESPETTYEEGCLSFPDIRGDVDRPDWIRCEYQDIDGAPHIIECNGLLGRCIQHEVDHLNGILFTDRMKKRVLKKIQLPINQLKARTQQRLKRES